The following coding sequences are from one Abditibacteriaceae bacterium window:
- a CDS encoding DUF4352 domain-containing protein, translating to MAKHIFPILALVTAVGTSGANAFAQSTAKPKPPIKPAAKPAEPAKGMTQMAGDNGQLGVTYTIGTDAPLNFTLNSAAFKVERIVVDDNVTAPTADEKLLVLNYTIHNPNKDIRNYNWNTLGFTAVSPDSKNYEYAQIAARAGTSEGLNIDLKPAQKIDVYTAIVVPAKGLFPKLIVTPTSGGAVLRYDLRGKVKALPAPIADPADTTGSTARAEVPAVVGTFYPGQALDLKFSGGSYTAGPIGEQEKEEGKRFFVVNLTLRNPTPVVQSYDWSSFKPVLVDSDGETVEWSQTLLKAKRDDAAGGEFKPGEEYTARLFFQLPENISAKTLTIGERESRTYSFDVSAIK from the coding sequence ATGGCAAAACACATTTTCCCGATTCTCGCTCTAGTCACCGCAGTTGGCACTTCTGGCGCTAACGCTTTCGCTCAGTCAACGGCTAAACCGAAACCGCCCATTAAACCTGCCGCGAAGCCGGCGGAACCCGCAAAAGGCATGACCCAGATGGCCGGTGACAACGGACAGCTAGGCGTCACTTACACAATCGGCACCGATGCACCTTTGAACTTCACACTTAATAGCGCTGCGTTCAAGGTTGAGCGTATCGTTGTCGATGATAACGTGACTGCACCGACGGCCGATGAAAAGTTGCTGGTTCTAAACTACACCATTCATAACCCGAACAAAGACATCCGCAACTACAATTGGAATACGCTGGGCTTCACAGCTGTCAGCCCGGACAGCAAGAACTACGAGTACGCCCAGATTGCGGCTCGCGCAGGAACTTCAGAAGGTTTAAACATCGACCTTAAACCGGCACAGAAAATTGATGTTTATACCGCCATTGTTGTACCAGCTAAAGGTTTGTTTCCCAAGCTCATCGTGACGCCAACTTCTGGCGGCGCGGTCCTGCGCTACGATCTGCGTGGCAAGGTTAAAGCATTGCCCGCCCCCATCGCCGATCCCGCCGACACAACAGGCTCAACTGCACGTGCTGAGGTACCGGCTGTTGTTGGAACCTTTTACCCCGGCCAGGCGCTCGACCTAAAATTCAGCGGTGGTAGCTACACCGCTGGCCCGATAGGCGAACAAGAAAAGGAGGAAGGTAAGCGATTCTTCGTCGTGAACCTGACGCTGCGTAACCCGACGCCAGTCGTGCAAAGCTACGATTGGAGCAGCTTCAAGCCAGTTCTCGTTGATAGCGATGGCGAGACTGTCGAGTGGAGTCAGACTCTTTTGAAAGCCAAGCGCGACGACGCTGCCGGCGGCGAATTCAAGCCCGGCGAAGAATACACCGCTCGCTTATTCTTCCAGTTACCAGAGAATATCTCTGCTAAAACCTTGACGATTGGCGAACGCGAATCACGTACCTACTCGTTCGATGTCAGCGCGATTAAGTAA